A portion of the Pseudomonas synxantha BG33R genome contains these proteins:
- a CDS encoding FAD-binding and (Fe-S)-binding domain-containing protein produces MSLPAAFLSDVAQLIPQDRRFDDPLSTLAFGTDASFYRLIPQLVIRVESEDEVVALLQLAQRDHVPVTFRAAGTSLSGQAISDSVLIVLGDNWNHREIRGQGTQIRLQPGVIGAQANAWLAPFGRKIGPDPASINACKIGGIVANNASGMCCGTAQNTYHTLAGIRLVLADGSRLDTEDAASVQAFRQTHSALLERLATLGRETRANAELAAKIRHKYRLKNTTGLSLNALVDFDDPLDILSHLLVGSEGTLGFISAVTYDTVIDHPNKASALIVFPDVETCCNAVTVLKTQPVSAVELLDRRSMRSVQDKPGMPAFVQHLSENACALLIESRAASPSLLHEQLTLIMASLAAFPVEKQVDFTEDPVENARLWAIRKDTFPAVGAVRKTGTTVIIEDVTFPVEQLAIGVNRLIELFDKHHYDEAILFGHALEGNLHFVFTQGFNSSEEVARYQAFMDDVAQLVAVEFGGSLKAEHGTGRNMAPFVELEWGSDAYQLMWQLKRLLDPNGILNPDVVLSADPQIHLKHLKPLPAADELVDKCIECGFCEPVCPSKGLTLSPRQRIVIWRDIQAKRRAGVDTTELEAAYHYQGIDTCAATGLCAQRCPVGINTGDLVKKLRSCDADRTKTAEWLASHFATALQGARFTLHVANGARMLLGAPRLTKWSATVNRLSKGQIPQWTNAMPQPEKAIRFSPPVMDERPRVIYLAACVSRAMGPAAGDKEQMSLYDKTRNLLEKAGYQVVFPDNQDNLCCGQPFASKGYAEQAEHKRQELIGALLHASRGGLDPIYCDTSPCTLRLVQDLGETRLDLYDPVRFIRTHLMDRLDFTPQEAPIAVHVTCSTQHLGESQALIELARRCAKTVVIPEGIHCCGFAGDKGFTTPQLNAHALRSLKDAVQYCSEGISTSRTCEIGLSQHGGIDYHGLVYLVDRVTRARAH; encoded by the coding sequence ATGAGCCTGCCTGCTGCTTTTCTCAGCGACGTCGCACAACTGATCCCGCAAGATCGCCGCTTCGACGATCCACTTTCCACCCTCGCCTTCGGCACCGACGCCAGCTTCTACCGATTGATCCCACAGCTGGTGATCCGCGTGGAGTCAGAAGACGAAGTCGTCGCACTGCTGCAACTGGCCCAGCGCGATCACGTGCCGGTGACCTTCCGGGCAGCGGGCACCAGCCTGTCCGGCCAGGCCATCAGCGACTCGGTGCTGATCGTGCTCGGCGACAATTGGAATCACCGCGAAATTCGTGGGCAAGGCACACAGATCCGCCTGCAACCCGGCGTCATCGGCGCCCAGGCCAACGCCTGGCTCGCGCCGTTCGGGCGCAAGATCGGCCCGGACCCGGCGTCGATCAACGCCTGCAAAATTGGCGGCATCGTTGCCAACAATGCCAGCGGCATGTGCTGCGGTACGGCACAAAACACCTATCACACCCTGGCGGGCATTCGTCTGGTACTGGCCGATGGCAGCCGCCTGGACACCGAAGATGCCGCCAGCGTGCAAGCCTTCCGCCAAACACACAGTGCACTGCTTGAACGCCTGGCCACGTTGGGCCGCGAGACGCGGGCAAACGCTGAACTGGCTGCGAAGATTCGCCACAAATACCGTCTGAAAAACACCACCGGCCTGTCGCTCAACGCTCTGGTGGATTTCGACGACCCGCTGGATATCCTCAGCCACCTACTGGTCGGCTCCGAGGGCACCCTGGGGTTTATCAGTGCGGTCACCTACGACACGGTGATCGATCACCCGAACAAAGCCTCGGCGCTGATCGTGTTCCCGGATGTCGAAACATGCTGCAACGCAGTAACGGTGCTGAAAACCCAGCCGGTTTCCGCCGTTGAGCTGCTGGACCGACGCAGCATGCGCTCGGTACAAGACAAACCGGGTATGCCCGCATTCGTACAACACTTATCGGAAAATGCCTGCGCACTGCTGATCGAATCCCGCGCGGCCTCGCCGTCATTACTGCACGAACAACTAACGCTGATCATGGCCTCTCTGGCGGCGTTTCCCGTAGAAAAACAGGTCGACTTTACCGAAGACCCCGTGGAAAACGCCCGCCTGTGGGCGATCCGCAAAGACACCTTCCCCGCCGTAGGCGCCGTGCGCAAAACCGGCACCACCGTGATCATCGAGGACGTCACCTTCCCCGTCGAACAACTGGCGATCGGCGTAAACCGCCTGATCGAACTGTTCGACAAACATCACTACGACGAAGCCATCCTTTTCGGACACGCCTTGGAAGGCAATCTGCACTTTGTGTTCACCCAGGGCTTCAACAGCAGCGAAGAAGTCGCACGCTATCAAGCGTTCATGGACGACGTCGCGCAACTGGTGGCGGTGGAATTCGGTGGCTCGCTGAAGGCCGAGCACGGCACTGGTCGCAATATGGCGCCGTTCGTTGAACTGGAATGGGGCAGCGACGCCTATCAATTGATGTGGCAACTCAAGCGCCTGCTCGACCCCAACGGCATCCTCAACCCGGATGTGGTGCTCAGCGCAGACCCGCAAATCCACCTCAAACACCTCAAGCCCCTGCCCGCCGCCGATGAGCTTGTGGACAAGTGCATCGAGTGTGGCTTCTGCGAACCCGTGTGCCCCTCAAAAGGCCTGACCCTGAGCCCGCGCCAGCGCATTGTGATCTGGCGCGACATCCAGGCCAAACGCCGCGCAGGCGTAGACACCACCGAACTGGAAGCGGCCTACCACTATCAAGGCATCGACACCTGCGCCGCCACCGGGCTATGCGCCCAACGCTGCCCTGTAGGCATCAATACCGGCGACCTGGTGAAAAAGCTGCGCAGCTGCGATGCCGACCGTACGAAAACCGCAGAATGGCTCGCCAGCCATTTCGCCACCGCACTGCAAGGCGCGCGCTTCACCCTGCACGTCGCCAATGGTGCACGCATGTTATTGGGTGCCCCGCGCCTGACAAAGTGGTCGGCCACCGTGAACAGACTGTCCAAAGGGCAAATCCCGCAGTGGACCAATGCCATGCCACAACCGGAAAAAGCCATTCGCTTCAGCCCGCCGGTAATGGATGAGCGCCCGCGAGTGATCTACCTGGCCGCCTGCGTCTCACGCGCCATGGGCCCGGCTGCCGGCGATAAAGAACAGATGTCGCTGTACGACAAAACCCGCAACCTCCTGGAAAAAGCCGGTTACCAGGTCGTATTCCCCGACAATCAAGACAACCTGTGCTGCGGCCAGCCCTTCGCCTCCAAAGGCTACGCCGAGCAGGCCGAACACAAGCGCCAGGAACTGATCGGCGCCCTGCTCCACGCCAGCCGAGGCGGCCTCGACCCAATCTATTGCGACACCAGCCCCTGCACCCTGCGCCTGGTACAAGACCTCGGCGAAACCCGCCTGGACCTCTACGACCCGGTACGCTTTATCCGCACCCACCTAATGGACCGCCTCGACTTCACGCCGCAGGAAGCCCCCATCGCCGTACACGTCACGTGCAGCACCCAGCACCTAGGCGAAAGCCAGGCCCTGATCGAACTGGCCCGGCGCTGTGCAAAAACCGTCGTCATCCCCGAAGGCATTCACTGCTGTGGCTTTGCCGGCGACAAAGGCTTCACCACCCCGCAACTCAACGCCCACGCCCTGCGCTCACTCAAGGACGCCGTGCAATATTGCAGCGAAGGCATCTCCACCAGCCGCACCTGCGAGATCGGCCTGAGCCAGCATGGCGGCATCGACTACCACGGCCTGGTCTACCTGGTAGACCGCGTCACCCGCGCCCGCGCCCACTGA